ctttgttaatcccaaaactttttaaaattatgatataacCCAAAATactatgacacttttcaaataagtcctttaccaaaatttcaagtaatatttgttgatttcaaagttttcaaaattctttcaatttaaaccataaacttgaaaaataaccaatttcataaaatcattttcccattaaatatgaaacatttataatgtgaaaataatgatttatttaaaaagaataaaaacaatttgagcttaaaagattaatcattcttaatcttatttgttatcatcaaaatcaacattatggaaacatatatgttaacaacaCCTTTGCCTGCCTCCCTAGCTTCCCTTGATGTAATTCTCTCAATGATATAAACACTTAAATGACTATCGGAACATTTACCTATCATTATGTTTAGCAATCCAACCATTATGTGTAGTTATCCAATCACGATAGACAGTTCTAATTATGTCACAAAGTTTAAATAACTTTTACTATAGATATTTAGTGATTGTCTACCATGTAAATTTAAACTCCAATGTCAGATCAACTTCTTATGGGTAGTTATCTAATCATGATGGACTATTCTAATTATGTCACAAAGTATAAATAACCTCTACAACAATTATTTAGTGATCATGTGCCACGTAAATTGAAACTCTAATGCTTGATCAACTTCTAATGACATAGGTGTACCCAGCTTTCCCACTAGTACATATTAGCTACTTCCcacatttttcaaattgaacAATATCACGAAATTGTAGCAAGATATTTTTGACGTTAAATTGGACCGTGTAATAgttcaaatattataatttttatttactttgatatctattgatttatttatttttttgttcttgaatGGCTATTGATTTTTCTAAATCCAAAAGAAGACCCAAAATTGATTTGTCTCCCTTGTAGAAtcataatgattttgatttttgagttAGATAGAATATGATTAATCGAATAAACAAGAAGCGATCTTGTGCCACAATAACACTTTTCAATTCAAGTAACATTTTTCAACTCCCAATTTAATTGCTTagttgtaaattattattattttcatgaaaGAATAATGATACATGAGTACTATTTGTATTcttaatattcataaaaagtaatttatcacgattgtaaaattaatttttttttcattattaaaagtTACTTCTTCCATCATATGCTTTTAACTTTACATAGTTACACGTCAACTAGATCAATTTGacaattcaatttcttttgtatttttcattgattcagctctttccttttttaatgaataaataaatgaaaaaaatgaacgGATGACATTTGGTAAgctaatttcaaattaaattgaaaactgAACTGAATCAAATTTGTTCGGGTAAGCCTAAACCGATTGTCCATCTCTAATTATATCTCAAGATAATAAGTCAATTAGTTCGATTATTATCATGAAAACTAATGATCAAGAATTCATTCTTCACAGGAACTTGgaacgaaaaattattttaatttaggttTTGCATAGAGTAAAATGGGATTAGAGATGTATACAATGTGAAAATGATCTAGAAATCatgacattaaatattttatcgtacaaatttattttatgtaaacTGATATTAGCATAATTCAATTGGttggattaaaattaaatacctCTTAgtctatataatttatttttatttaactaaaaaatttatacaatatcaatttatataataatttataactctatcatcattctaatattttattagttataaacAATAGCGTATAACAAACAACAACTCATATTGGACTTGAGTTGGGTAGATAAGGATAATAAACAATGGCTCATGTAATAAAGCCGCTCTCTGACTACTCCCATTTACTAAATAAGGTAAGAAGCCATAATTGGATGCAGATGGGTGTGCTTAAAATATAGAGTGAAGCTTTTCGCACACCTTCAATATTCTTATATCACCCCACTTCTATAATTGTAGTTCTAtacttctattattattaaataattacgtAAAAAGCAAATATGAATTCAATTATACTAAAATGTCTTTACACATCATGACCCcaactattttttaatcctaatatatgatataattaattttgtttatcaaatcaaaatacttacgaaataataacaaaacaaattatcTAGCAACGataattttattgtgaaaaaatatgtttacaaaattattctaaatgaaagtgaaatttaatcaaaattatcttgcgtttttttgttctttttgtaactttctaaaagagagaaaaaaaaattgaaaggtTTCTTAAGAGTTTAAAAGGGGTGTTAGAATCCTTACTCTAAAACATATAAGGGGTTCATTCAGCCCAATCTTAGTCTAGCTTATGGATTAAGGTAGCctccaacaaaaagaaatgaactCATTTGGACTGGGGTATAACAAGTAAGCAGCACTACTAAATTAtcatatatcatatataagcACATTTAATTGTATGCggaaactaattaaatatacaattaattaaaaaagaatatcctaaattatcatatatcatatatatcaGCGATTGATATCAACTAATGATTTATTTGacctgcttttttttttacaaggaAGATGCGTGGGGTTTTATTGGATCGGTTTGTTTCAAACAATGTAGGGCAAACTAAATGTACAATATGGGGGTGttaaaagagttttgaaggggtgccaatagtcccacTCTTTGGATAATATTCCCTTTCTAGCCtatttttataacaatccAACAATCCTACATATTGGCCCCTTCAggtttacaataattttattatagtctTTCGAAGGTTATAACTTTAGGCTATGGCTATGTTAGAGTTCGCTTGCAGTGAAGCACAAATCTTAGTTATACACGCAAAgtgataaatagtaaaatgcTCATTATAacttattctttattatttatcactttacaTGTGTGGCTAAGATTCGTGCTTCACCGTAGGTGAATTTAAACATAGCCAAACCCTACAACTTTATTATGTTTCATCATCAATTATCATGCCCAAATCCTGATTGCACCACTTGCTATGACAGTTTTTCAGCTAAAATCTAGCAAAAGTTAGCTCAAAAGCGTGGATTACAAAGTTGTGTAACATTAGTATTAGAGCCAGCCAGCCATGAAGCATATTCAAGAATGAATATCAGCAAGTATTCGAAAAGCCTCACTCACAATGTTCGCACTGAACTCTCTCAAAGTTGATCGCCTGTTCCCTTgtcaattcttttcttttccaggAAAATAAGCCAGCAATAATGTGAGCTGTGACTGTAACCTCATCATCCCACCACTATGATCTTGTGTTTCAAGCTTTTTGgttcttattcttctttgcCATAAAGTAAGAGACTCACTTTAAAGATGACAGTTGAAGAATTTACAGGCCCTCTTGCAAAGCCTAGCTAGCTCTAAGACTTAACGCATATAGCTGACATATCGCATATGAGACAAGGGACACTGACTTTGAGTTGAACTTCGATGAGAATGACAACTCAAGTTCAGTATCAAAACATGAGAATCTACGCCCCACCGTTATCTCTGTGTGTTACTGAACGAACCTTTTAGTACCATTATCATCGTACGGACACAGGTTAAATTCAGTGAACAAACGTAGAGTTTCCTGCCTCTCACTCCCAGTAAAGTTCTAACCCCATGCAGCCGCAAGATCTTTCACCAACTGGACCAAAGCTTCATTGGTGCAACTCGAAATGGACAAAATAATGATTGGGattcttttacaaacatttCGAGTGACTTGAATCATATCTTATGTATCCAACTTACTCAAGCCACGTATGCATTATCTACATACGAGTGCTTCTGATATATATACGGCTAGCTTCAACCATTTTGAAAGTTTGGAATCACTTGCATAAGATGGATCCAATCACACACTTACACACAAAAAATTGCTTGTCAACATTGTGGGAAGGGTGAACAAATTTAGTTCACACAATGGGCATATTTTCGTATGTATATTCCCCATATCAGAATCACCTATTCTTCCCATCATTCCAACAACTAAATCCACTGATAAAACTTTTTCATTGTCTGTTCAAAGATTCCAAGCTTTTACGGCTGGTGGACTCTTTTCAGTCGGCGCAAAGGTATAGATTCCTAATGCCATGGCTTTTTTTACCCCTCTACCTGATAGAGGGTCTTTATATTGATGAATGAATCCATTAGTCATACAGTTTGCATTAACCTAAACAGTTCATTTACAAGGTTCCATTCCTATTAgactcatttaattgactcaACTTGTAATGGACCActagaagaagaacaagaacaagTACTAAGGGCGGGGAATCCACGGATATTAAGTTCTATTGGGTAGACTGGAAGATGATAAGGATTCCGAGATATCAAGAGAGGGAGGGTGTATTTTCAAAGCATCACTTTTTCTATGGACTGATTCCTAGAAAGTTGTTCAAGTTACTTTCACCCAATGATCACTGCTGAGCCCCCTCCATTTGTATATGCGGCCGGCATCCATGACTGTGACTCACGCAACTTGGCATTAGGGGCCACATTTACTGTGAATACATGCAAATTTGTTTGCCATTCAACTAATGATTCTATACCAACAAGCAATAACAAATCACCATCAGTAATACTTCCCAAATTATGGGGAAAAAGGCAGCAGAGTGGCGTGCAAGACACTGCATATTACCATTTATGCTACAGTTTAAGCTATGCAATCAATTTCCTAGTCACCGGTACTCtgcaaatttttttgttttcaactaTAGAAGTTTTTCATTCCACTCTACTCCTTTTGAGATTAAATGCAGAGTTTGCTCTGTAAATTCTAGAAGTTGTAAATGACGTATATAATACTAAAAGACTAGATGCAGGACTTCAAAAAATATCTGCCTATAGGTTGGGGCTACAATGAACAACTTGCAGCAAAAATTTGGCATCACAATGCCACCCTCTCAATTCATTAGATGCTCTCCGAGATTCAACAGTTTATTCCAAACAGATATTTAGTTTCTAGAAATCGTTAATCGCGTCATTTTCTTGATGGAGATGTGCTTTCCTAACAGTGAAGATATATGGAATTTTATCACGGTTCAAATGACATTTGCGAAAGCCTAACCAGTCATTCTATGTAACCAGCAAATGCTATCATGTGCAATTACAGCCCAAGCTGGTAAAGGAGCCTTTACTTCACAGCACATTAGCAAATCATGTGGTAGAAAGCAATCACATCAAACTGGACTATCTTTTGTCAATGTTACTATGCTGAACATAGAAAAACCAGAAGGGCTAAAATCTTAACTGGGCCAtgggggtttttttttttttttccattttgagCAGACGAAAGATTCTATCACATTATTGTATTTCGGTTGCCCATGACTGACCTATTATCAGTTCAGCTAAATGATTGTGAACGTTCATCATTTCCAGGTTATAAAACTGAGATGATGGCCAGCCAAGCTCGCGCATCTGTTCAACCAAGACGAGTAAAATTCTGAGTCACTTCCCTTTTCACACGAGAAATTAGAAAACTAAACAAagcaataaaaacacattgaTTCCTAATTATTTTCgattaaaaagtaaacaacAAGTGGGAAAAACTGACACGGGCAACACCTTGATGATGGTAACAGCCAACGACTAAGAAAACTGATCGTCCATTCTTATCCTCCACAGTTGCATATAGAGTAATTTATTGTTTCCATATATTGTATAATAACACGATTAGTTGAAGAATCTGActtgattttcaaattaactAGTCATGCATCAGTAATCAATCACCATGTAAAACATGGCTTTGAACATTGATGCCGATGGTTCCATGATTGAACTAACAGTCAAAAAGGTCCCAATCCAGCCGCCTAACTGTTGATTTtcaataatgtaaattttaagtaaacCAAGAGGCCAATTAGGAGAGTTTTAGGTTTGGCTAATACAACAGCCACTAGAAATTCATTCGAATATATAGTAGGGTCCCAAAAGCTAAAAAGTTAGGTGACATGAGCATTTTTGAGAACTTTCAATTGTGTATTAAGGGCGTATAAAAAGTTAACATGAGCACTTAACTtaatatagaaaaagaaatttttagcGTCATATCATATGATATGTAAATAAAGGACTTAAATCTTTTGTTCTATTTATACTGATTCTCCTACGTAGTATCTCTACTCAAGTTTTGTGGTTCCTAAGGGGACAAATCATCAAAATTCTACAAACACTTATTTTTGCAAAGATTTCTTAGCCAATTGGCACTACCCCACCTCACCCCTCCCTTCAACTCTGCTTATAAAAAGCAAGCATCCGCCACCTCTTCTGCTCAACTCAACTCAAGTCTCCTCTACTTGAATCCACTATCTATCTATTTCCTTCACTGATAGTGTAAAAACCAGCTGTTAGATTCTCGTGCAAAGTTTGAGCTAAAATGGCATCGAGTTCAATGTCGAGCCGGGGGTCATCGGGGTCGTGGACTGCTGAGCAGAACAAGGCCTTTGAGAGGGCACTGGCCGTGTACGACAAGGACACCCCAGACCGTTGGTACAATGTAGCCAGGGCCGTTGGTGGCAAAACCGCCGATGAAGTGAAGAAGCACTATGAGCTTCTTGTTGAAGATATCAAACATATTGAGTCCGGCCATGTCCCCTTCCCCAAATACAGGACCCCTTCAGGCAATGGCAACGTGGGTGAGAGGTAACAAAAAAGTCCACTCCAACTTTTTTACGGATGTAAGATTCTTTGCTTTCTTCACTGaacccctttttcttttttgttaaaagtgCTTTTGATGAGAACCAGAATCATCAACGCAGATAAAAAGCCAGCAGGTCTGAAGCCAAAAACCAAACAGTGCCTTTCATCCACCACATAACAAGTTAACAACGACAAATCagacataatataataaactCTTTTGAGTCTCTCTGGCCATACGCTTAGATCTCCATAACTTCAACTTGAATCATCGTACACCtctaattttctaataattttttccgACCCCACAAGCACTTCCACGTGGCATCAATCATTTATGAAGTAATTATTTAACCAACAACTATACATGCATATAGCATattaaagttcaaaatttacccacccttttgttttttttcaaatttttgtgcAGGATGAAGAATCTGAAGCTGCACTGAAGCTGTTACGTACGAGCATCAATAAAAACCCTTCCTCTTAATTTGCTCAGTAGAGTTGAAAATAGTTGTAGTATCActctatatataattcaatgaTCCTGTAtctacttttgcttttgctgtgtgtttttatttttaccatatatacatatatattgaggaagagaaattgaaattttgaaattgtctTTAACATGCGCCTCATTTTCTCTCTCgtactcttttattttgccCCGCAACATTTAAgtggtgtttgttttttaacttaatgacttaaagtgacttaatttaattaattaagttaattagaggtgtttgtttttataacttaatgagactttttagataattttgacttaataaaataagccaattttttttggctttttacttaatggagaaatctgaattaagtcaattacttgctaatgtcaaaaatatccttgttttataatttatttttcatgactatcccaaaactcacctATAGATATTTATCccatataaaaatatccctgttttttctttcttatattatatatgataaaatttgaaatttatggtattttatatattaaaattccaaaataattatgtattcacttgaatatagttttacttataaatgttaaaatattgcggtagttaatatattatttatttgacattcaaatttaataaggatacaaatgtaaaagtacatattttcagctttttaagttgaaaaaaataaacaacttaatacttattttttgagatttagacgaaaaaacaaacatattattcagatttagacattcagacctattcagaattcagactaattcaggtctattcagatttcagacaaaaaaacaaacgccaccttacTCTACATAATACGCatttgttttgcatttttgttaatgtttattcatttcttttttgttaaaatatggATATATGCACGACTGATACCCAAAAGTTCAATTCGTTTTAAGAACGGTTCATTACATCATATGTGTTCATGTTTTTTTGACACAAAAGCATAGAAAACATGTAGTGAGGCGTTTGGTccgataaaaaaaaaattagggaaaatatcattcatatacttttaaatgacatttgtatcaactatAGTACAACACTTTTAACatgtatcactcgtatatcctaaattgataaaatatgtCCGCCGTCCACTAAACCGTTAGCTGCCATTTGTAAGAGTTGATATCATAAGGGTAATCTAGTATTTTAAGATTGAAGaaactttgattaaaaaaagacaTGCCATCCCATGTAGctaataaaaaatgacatgtcatatgatagATATTGACAACAAATGACAAATCATTCCATTTATCGAAAGATGACGCCATCTATGTAAAACAATGTTGTTTCAAcgggaataaaaaaaaatactactCCACAACCGAATCTACTCCAAAATTTAACCTGAATTTTTGaagatctactcctccaaactccaactgaaattttttatggtataatatatataattgtaaataatatattgttaataattttttatggtataatatggatatttttttacAGATAATAGTTAATGatatgtaccattaataattcatatttttttaataaaaaatgtataaaaataaaaaaaaataaaaaaaattgtatattgaaaacttttaaattttggggCAAATATGTCTTTTTACCttattttgagtttcaagGGCGACATAGTTAATTTGTCACAATTCTGTTAACTTTCTAACGGCagctaacggtttggtggacggcagacacattttatcaacttaagatatacgagtgatacatgttaaaaatattgtagtaTATTTGATACAagtgtcatttaagggtatagaGTGATATTTTCCCCCCGTTCAAAAAACACATAAACTATGTTTGTATTGAGATAAGTGTCAGAAAATGAGCAAAGAATccaatgataataataacaaaagacaagttttttttaaaaataaaaaattgtgtttcaaaaggaataaaaaggggaaattgaataaaaattttaaaagaaaattgactGACCTTGTACAATATGAACCTGTGAATAAAGATGAGGAGTGAATTGAAGAGGCGGGAAAATTGGTTATTCGAAATTAATCACGATCATATTTAGTTTGTAATTTTGGAAATGAAACGTGGCGCAAATAGATTATTTAGTTTTGTTGtcatttgttttcaaatttctcGAATTAAAGctgcaagaaaataaattctatcTAGTGAAAGTAACGTCATTGGAATaagtatcttttttttttcttttttcatttaatatatcATGACCGTGACAACGAAAAGGATCACGTGGAGGATTAAACGCCTGGATGTTTCTAATGATAGAAAATGACTAATGAGACGttttag
This window of the Citrus sinensis cultivar Valencia sweet orange chromosome 8, DVS_A1.0, whole genome shotgun sequence genome carries:
- the LOC102627803 gene encoding protein RADIALIS-like 2 isoform X2, with the translated sequence MASSSMSSRGSSGSWTAEQNKAFERALAVYDKDTPDRWYNVARAVGGKTADEVKKHYELLVEDIKHIESGHVPFPKYRTPSGNGNVGER
- the LOC102627803 gene encoding protein RADIALIS-like 2 isoform X1, with protein sequence MASSSMSSRGSSGSWTAEQNKAFERALAVYDKDTPDRWYNVARAVGGKTADEVKKHYELLVEDIKHIESGHVPFPKYRTPSGNGNVGERMKNLKLH